The following are from one region of the Quercus robur chromosome 1, dhQueRobu3.1, whole genome shotgun sequence genome:
- the LOC126689359 gene encoding protein LIGHT-DEPENDENT SHORT HYPOCOTYLS 5: MDSTSGGAGSSDPNSGEGPSSATAPADQSSSPAPPSRYESQKRRDWNTFLQYLRNHKPPLTLARCSGAHVIEFLKYLDQFGKTKVHNTGCPYFGHPNPPAPCACPLKQAWGSLDALIGRLRAAYEENGGRPESNPFGARAVRIYLREVREGQAKARGIPYEKKKRKRPTAVTATTVVATQGGDAGGSGSGSGAAAAAAGDGDGSGSVAAGSASVAQTTTPTTTSTTV; the protein is encoded by the coding sequence ATGGATTCAACATCTGGTGGTGCTGGTTCATCCGACCCGAATAGCGGAGAGGGTCCATCGTCGGCAACAGCCCCAGCTGATCAAAGCTCATCACCAGCACCACCGAGTCGGTACGAGTCACAAAAGCGTCGAGACTGGAACACTTTCTTACAGTACCTAAGGAACCACAAGCCCCCTTTAACTCTAGCAAGGTGCAGTGGCGCCCACGTGATCGAGTTCTTGAAGTACTTGGACCAGTTCGGAAAAACCAAGGTCCACAACACCGGGTGCCCATATTTCGGCCACCCGAACCCACCTGCCCCATGTGCTTGCCCACTTAAACAAGCGTGGGGTAGCCTCGACGCGCTCATCGGACGGCTCAGAGCGGCGTATGAAGAGAACGGTGGACGGCCAGAATCGAATCCTTTTGGAGCTCGAGCTGTGAGGATTTATTTGAGGGAAGTCAGAGAAGGCCAAGCAAAAGCTAGAGGGATTCCTTATGAGAAGAAGAAACGAAAACGCCCAACTGCTGTAACGGCCACAACTGTCGTAGCGACTCAAGGAGGCGATGCCGGTGGTAGTGGTAGTGGTAgtggtgctgctgctgctgctgctggtGATGGTGATGGAAGTGGCAGTGTTGCAGCTGGGAGTGCTAGTGTTGCTCAAACAACAACACCTACTACTACGAGTACCACCGTATAG